One stretch of Akkermansia sp. RCC_12PD DNA includes these proteins:
- a CDS encoding sulfite reductase subunit alpha, whose amino-acid sequence MTTEPYGKKNPFPAPVLSVKHLTAEDSPKETIHIEYSLDGSGLEYIAGDALAVIPANDPALADALIEKLGFCPCSAVPTPDGESTDLREALINNYDITNVNKALLTKWAVASGSQELETLLAGDKETLSNFLWGRDVLDLAMEYPASFESAEAFVSMLKKIMPRLYSIASSPNAHPEEVHLCVGAVRYTARDRKRGGVCSTYMADRLQPGHTARVFVHTNKNFRLPEDGDTPIIMVGPGTGIAPFRAFWEERTASGAKGGNWLFFGNPYRATDFCYEDELNRLTGTGKLKLSVAWSRDQEKKVYVQHLMVQEGEELWKWLENGACFYVCGDAARMAKDVDAALHEVIQTWGHKTPEEAAEYVADMKQHRRYQRDVY is encoded by the coding sequence ATGACTACCGAACCATACGGCAAGAAGAATCCGTTTCCCGCACCCGTACTTTCCGTCAAGCACCTCACCGCGGAAGACAGCCCCAAAGAGACCATCCACATTGAATACAGCCTGGACGGCTCCGGCCTGGAATACATCGCTGGAGACGCTCTGGCCGTTATTCCCGCCAACGATCCCGCCCTGGCGGACGCGCTGATTGAAAAGCTCGGCTTCTGCCCATGCTCCGCCGTCCCTACTCCGGACGGCGAAAGCACCGATCTGCGCGAGGCTCTGATCAACAATTACGACATCACGAACGTCAACAAGGCCCTGCTGACCAAATGGGCGGTGGCCTCCGGCAGCCAGGAACTGGAAACGCTTCTGGCCGGGGACAAGGAAACCCTCAGCAATTTCCTGTGGGGCCGCGACGTGCTGGACCTGGCCATGGAATATCCCGCTTCCTTTGAATCCGCGGAAGCTTTCGTAAGCATGCTGAAGAAGATCATGCCCCGCCTGTATTCCATCGCTTCCAGTCCGAACGCCCATCCGGAAGAAGTGCATCTGTGCGTAGGCGCCGTGCGCTATACGGCGCGTGACCGCAAGCGCGGCGGCGTCTGCTCCACCTACATGGCGGACCGCCTCCAGCCGGGACATACGGCCAGGGTATTCGTGCATACCAACAAGAATTTCCGCCTGCCGGAAGACGGGGATACCCCCATCATTATGGTTGGCCCCGGCACCGGCATCGCCCCTTTCCGGGCATTCTGGGAGGAACGCACCGCCTCCGGCGCCAAGGGCGGCAACTGGCTGTTCTTCGGCAATCCGTACAGAGCCACTGATTTCTGTTATGAAGACGAGCTGAACCGGCTGACCGGCACCGGCAAACTGAAATTGTCCGTGGCCTGGTCCCGCGACCAGGAGAAGAAGGTATACGTGCAGCACCTCATGGTTCAGGAAGGCGAAGAGCTCTGGAAATGGCTGGAAAACGGCGCCTGTTTCTACGTCTGCGGAGACGCTGCCCGCATGGCGAAGGATGTGGATGCCGCCCTTCATGAAGTGATCCAGACCTGGGGCCATAAAACTCCGGAGGAAGCCGCGGAATATGTGGCGGACATGAAGCAGCACCGCCGTTACCAGCGGGATGTGTATTGA
- the ruvB gene encoding Holliday junction branch migration DNA helicase RuvB has product MGESFYTRTTETPPSAFDLSLRPPAFSEFRGQEKIKDRLMLMVEAAKQRDDVLDHILLSGPPGLGKTTLANIIANAVGCRIHTTSGPQIEKAGDLAGVLTNLEKGDILFIDEIHRLHPAIEEYLYPAMEDFRLDIIIDQGPNARSIQLNLPKFTLVGATTRAGMLTSPLRSRFGLVNRLDYYTQEDLCAIIERSAGLLNVPVEPAGALQIALRSRGTPRVANSLLRWVRDFAQVRGNGIITEQLAHDALTMIEIDDDGLDEMDKRLLEAMIYKFNGGPVGLSSLAVAVGEDASTLEDVHEPFLIMQGYISRTPRGRVAMPSAYLKMGATPPANGQGWLL; this is encoded by the coding sequence ATGGGAGAGTCCTTTTACACACGCACCACGGAGACACCCCCCTCCGCCTTTGATTTGTCCCTCAGGCCGCCCGCCTTCAGCGAGTTCCGCGGGCAGGAGAAGATCAAGGACCGCCTGATGCTGATGGTGGAAGCCGCCAAACAGCGCGACGATGTGCTGGACCACATTCTGCTGAGCGGCCCTCCGGGCCTGGGGAAGACGACGCTTGCCAATATTATCGCGAATGCCGTCGGCTGCCGCATCCATACGACGTCCGGCCCCCAGATTGAGAAAGCGGGGGACCTGGCCGGCGTGCTGACCAATCTGGAGAAGGGGGATATTTTGTTCATCGATGAGATTCACCGCCTGCACCCAGCCATTGAGGAGTATCTGTACCCGGCCATGGAGGATTTCCGGCTGGATATTATTATCGACCAGGGGCCGAACGCCCGTTCCATCCAGTTGAATCTTCCCAAGTTCACCCTGGTGGGGGCCACCACCCGCGCCGGCATGCTGACCAGCCCTCTCCGTTCCCGGTTCGGCCTGGTGAACAGGCTGGATTATTATACGCAGGAGGATCTGTGCGCCATCATCGAACGTTCCGCCGGGCTGCTGAACGTTCCCGTGGAACCGGCAGGCGCGCTTCAGATCGCGCTGCGTTCCCGCGGTACGCCGCGCGTGGCCAATTCCCTGCTGCGCTGGGTGCGGGACTTCGCGCAGGTGCGCGGCAACGGCATCATCACGGAGCAGCTGGCTCATGACGCTCTGACGATGATCGAGATTGACGACGACGGCCTGGACGAGATGGACAAGCGTCTGCTGGAGGCCATGATTTACAAGTTCAACGGCGGTCCCGTGGGCCTTTCCTCCCTGGCCGTAGCCGTGGGGGAAGACGCCTCCACGCTGGAGGACGTGCACGAGCCTTTCCTGATTATGCAGGGGTACATCAGCCGCACTCCCAGGGGACGCGTGGCGATGCCCTCCGCCTATCTCAAGATGGGCGCCACTCCGCCCGCCAACGGCCAGGGATGGCTGTTGTAG
- a CDS encoding restriction endonuclease: protein MSLDANLLFDQLRRLPVDREYTYVNPVTKNKIRIVQVIGYERIVFRRCSQQDSLDSAKNENISYAFVQRYALALKSGLPTNIDRAVGASYNARSVLEALVAHLSNFWVCWPGRLEQLNDGKIVQKEGHKHLIYLPNEGHPLGQICTKDVDYTISEIPTQSAIYEAIELSDVATEAPAVKLDIPIEVRRRHAQIQIALIQIGIKLGYRPYVAANDQSIKYKGELLSNFPGMIKDLSSIPLLKAFPDASSAGRLIDCIWFSEDNTAMPFVMEIEHSTGVDSGIGRMDIFRKKAPKLAGMHWVIVADDAQRNFVFSHSKKEKRDGMKMWYLPYSHVEELYSLINRYDIQEVGDKFFEAFMEQIP, encoded by the coding sequence ATGAGCCTTGATGCGAATCTCCTGTTTGACCAACTGAGGCGTCTTCCTGTTGACAGAGAGTATACCTATGTCAACCCTGTAACAAAAAATAAAATTCGTATAGTCCAAGTAATTGGTTACGAACGAATTGTTTTCCGTCGGTGTTCACAGCAAGACTCCTTGGATTCGGCAAAAAATGAAAATATCTCGTATGCTTTTGTGCAAAGGTATGCGTTGGCCTTGAAAAGTGGACTTCCTACTAATATAGACCGTGCAGTTGGGGCTTCATACAATGCAAGGTCAGTATTGGAAGCGTTAGTTGCTCATCTATCCAATTTCTGGGTTTGCTGGCCAGGACGCTTGGAGCAGTTGAATGATGGTAAAATTGTCCAAAAGGAAGGGCATAAACACCTTATATACCTGCCTAATGAAGGGCATCCATTGGGGCAGATTTGCACAAAGGATGTTGACTACACAATTTCAGAGATACCTACTCAATCAGCAATATATGAGGCTATTGAGCTTTCAGACGTTGCGACGGAAGCTCCTGCAGTTAAACTCGACATACCCATTGAAGTTAGAAGGCGGCATGCTCAAATACAAATTGCACTGATACAAATAGGTATAAAACTGGGATATCGCCCTTATGTTGCTGCTAACGATCAAAGTATCAAATATAAGGGCGAGCTCTTGAGTAACTTTCCAGGAATGATCAAGGATTTGAGCAGCATTCCATTACTGAAAGCTTTCCCTGATGCATCATCTGCTGGTAGATTAATTGACTGCATTTGGTTTTCCGAAGACAACACTGCCATGCCTTTTGTCATGGAAATCGAGCATTCAACAGGGGTGGACAGTGGAATCGGCAGGATGGATATTTTCAGGAAAAAAGCGCCAAAACTTGCAGGTATGCACTGGGTTATTGTCGCAGATGATGCCCAACGTAATTTTGTATTTTCCCATTCAAAAAAGGAAAAACGTGATGGAATGAAAATGTGGTACCTACCCTATTCTCATGTAGAAGAACTTTATTCTTTAATTAACCGTTATGATATCCAGGAAGTTGGAGATAAGTTCTTTGAAGCATTCATGGAACAAATCCCCTAA
- a CDS encoding beta-ketoacyl-ACP synthase III → MAANSEIAFKRLPVKIIGTGSYVPERRLTNADLEKMVDTSHEWIIERTGIVERRIAAPDEYTSHMGTKAAQRALESCGLQPEDIDLIIVSTITPDTFTPATSCYIQDALGARNAAAFDISAACSGFLFAMKTAVQYLGTGQMKTALIIAAEKLSTVVNWEDRTTCVLFGDGAGAAVLQAATGEEGEGSILATDIGTDGSLHDLLQIPGGGSRCPTTAENAHERLATLAMRGKETFRQAVPRMKDSAASVIERAGLTSDEIKLIIPHQANLRIINAVAQRLSIPEEKVFINIEKYGNTSAAAVAIAFDEARRSGRFGKGDNVVLVTFGAGLTWAAAAIRW, encoded by the coding sequence ATGGCCGCAAATTCTGAAATCGCTTTTAAAAGACTGCCCGTCAAGATCATCGGCACGGGTTCCTATGTTCCGGAACGCCGCCTGACCAATGCGGATCTGGAAAAGATGGTGGACACTTCCCACGAATGGATCATCGAACGCACGGGCATCGTGGAACGCCGCATCGCCGCCCCTGACGAGTACACTTCCCACATGGGTACGAAGGCCGCCCAGCGCGCGCTGGAGTCCTGCGGATTGCAGCCGGAAGACATCGACCTGATCATCGTCTCCACCATCACCCCGGATACGTTCACGCCCGCTACCTCCTGCTACATCCAGGATGCCCTGGGGGCCAGGAATGCCGCCGCCTTTGATATTTCCGCCGCCTGCTCCGGCTTCCTGTTCGCCATGAAGACGGCCGTACAGTACCTGGGCACCGGCCAGATGAAAACGGCGCTCATCATTGCCGCGGAAAAGCTTTCCACCGTCGTGAACTGGGAGGACCGCACCACCTGCGTCCTGTTCGGGGACGGAGCTGGCGCCGCTGTGCTCCAGGCCGCCACGGGGGAAGAGGGGGAAGGCTCCATCCTGGCTACGGACATCGGCACGGACGGCTCCCTGCATGACCTCCTCCAGATTCCCGGAGGCGGCTCCCGTTGCCCCACCACGGCGGAGAACGCCCATGAACGCCTGGCTACCCTCGCCATGCGCGGGAAGGAAACCTTCCGTCAGGCAGTTCCCCGCATGAAAGATTCCGCCGCCAGTGTGATTGAACGCGCCGGCCTGACTTCCGACGAGATCAAACTGATCATTCCGCACCAGGCCAACCTCCGCATCATCAATGCCGTGGCCCAACGCCTCTCCATTCCGGAAGAAAAAGTATTCATCAATATTGAAAAATACGGCAACACTTCCGCCGCCGCCGTAGCCATCGCCTTTGACGAGGCGCGCCGCTCCGGCAGGTTCGGCAAGGGGGACAACGTCGTCCTGGTTACCTTTGGGGCAGGACTGACATGGGCCGCCGCCGCCATCCGCTGGTAA
- the vsr gene encoding DNA mismatch endonuclease Vsr, with amino-acid sequence MDVFSPEKRSQVMSRIRSKDTKPEKIIRSILHKLGFRFRINRKDLPGKPDIVLPKYRTVIFVHGCFWHQHEGCKIASKPKSNSEYWKVKFTKNIERDKKNQEKLKLMGYRVIIIWECEAKVIQKSPEILKSMLLIKPE; translated from the coding sequence ATGGATGTCTTTTCTCCAGAGAAGCGAAGCCAAGTGATGTCCCGGATCAGAAGCAAGGACACCAAACCTGAGAAAATTATCCGGTCAATTCTTCACAAACTAGGTTTTAGGTTCCGCATCAACCGTAAAGATCTTCCTGGAAAACCGGATATTGTACTCCCAAAATACAGAACAGTCATTTTTGTGCACGGCTGCTTTTGGCATCAACATGAAGGGTGTAAAATAGCTTCTAAACCCAAAAGTAATTCGGAATATTGGAAGGTTAAATTTACAAAAAATATAGAGAGAGACAAGAAGAACCAGGAGAAACTTAAGTTGATGGGATACAGAGTTATTATTATCTGGGAATGTGAGGCTAAGGTAATTCAGAAGAGTCCTGAAATACTGAAATCCATGTTACTGATAAAGCCTGAATAA
- a CDS encoding beta-N-acetylhexosaminidase, whose translation MKWRILPLLLAIGGSVFAAGDVESRPYQIIPEPVEISTSSGVCKSPKILKQAANKALGPEGYKITIKPQGVEIQAGDRAGLFYAKNTLEQLQAQYKDGGIPCGVIEDKPRFGWRSMMMDTARHFVPVEDVKKFIDVMSFYKFNKLHFHLTDDQGWRLPVPGYPKLESVASKRKETFGNKTPHEGMYTKEQLKELVKYAAARNIEIIPEIDVPGHNQALCTAYPEFLCFPNPKLEVRTNAGISYTLVCPGNPDVWKFYNAVFNELKDIFPSQYVHLGGDEAPEDNWMKCPKCADFREKAGIREENKKAAAQKEMVEFFTRCAKMLKSRGKTAVFWYEPMGKYPDGVIVTTWRGGHTPKTVANTTGDKVDVICAPNGKCYFDYPQLPGDWPSGQPDTGWMPVNTLENVYSFEPLAGLSPKETERVRGVDCCLWAERLPDIERVFYQAYPRALALVETAWSPKEIKNLNRFKDKLEFHKKFMQEKWGISLERPEKK comes from the coding sequence ATGAAATGGCGTATCCTACCTCTTTTGCTGGCGATAGGCGGCAGCGTTTTTGCCGCCGGCGACGTGGAATCCCGTCCCTATCAAATCATCCCGGAACCGGTCGAAATCAGCACTTCCTCCGGCGTCTGTAAATCCCCCAAAATCCTCAAGCAGGCCGCCAACAAGGCCCTGGGGCCGGAGGGATACAAAATCACCATCAAGCCGCAGGGCGTGGAAATTCAGGCAGGCGACCGCGCGGGCCTCTTTTACGCTAAAAACACGCTGGAACAGCTCCAGGCCCAGTACAAGGACGGCGGCATACCCTGTGGCGTCATTGAAGACAAGCCCCGGTTTGGCTGGCGCAGCATGATGATGGACACCGCGCGCCACTTCGTGCCGGTGGAGGACGTCAAAAAATTCATTGATGTGATGTCCTTCTACAAATTCAACAAGCTCCATTTCCACCTCACGGATGACCAGGGTTGGCGCCTCCCGGTGCCCGGGTACCCCAAGCTGGAAAGCGTGGCCTCCAAACGTAAGGAAACCTTTGGCAACAAAACGCCCCACGAAGGCATGTACACCAAAGAACAGCTCAAGGAGCTGGTGAAATATGCCGCTGCCCGGAACATTGAAATCATCCCGGAAATAGACGTGCCCGGCCACAATCAGGCCCTCTGCACCGCCTATCCGGAATTCCTCTGCTTCCCGAACCCCAAGCTGGAAGTGCGCACGAATGCGGGCATCTCCTACACCCTGGTATGCCCCGGCAACCCGGATGTCTGGAAATTCTACAACGCCGTCTTCAATGAACTCAAGGACATCTTCCCGTCCCAATACGTGCATCTGGGCGGGGATGAAGCCCCGGAGGACAACTGGATGAAGTGCCCCAAATGCGCCGACTTCCGCGAAAAAGCCGGTATCCGTGAAGAAAACAAAAAAGCCGCCGCTCAAAAGGAAATGGTGGAATTCTTCACCCGGTGCGCCAAAATGCTGAAAAGCCGCGGGAAAACGGCCGTCTTCTGGTATGAACCCATGGGCAAATATCCGGACGGAGTAATCGTCACCACGTGGAGAGGCGGCCACACGCCTAAAACGGTAGCCAACACCACGGGCGACAAAGTGGACGTTATCTGCGCCCCCAACGGGAAATGCTACTTTGACTATCCCCAGCTTCCCGGCGACTGGCCTTCCGGCCAGCCGGACACGGGCTGGATGCCCGTCAACACGCTGGAAAACGTGTATTCCTTTGAACCTCTAGCAGGCCTCTCCCCGAAGGAAACGGAACGGGTGCGCGGCGTAGACTGTTGCCTGTGGGCGGAACGTTTGCCGGACATCGAACGCGTCTTCTACCAGGCTTACCCGCGCGCCCTGGCCCTTGTGGAAACCGCGTGGTCCCCCAAGGAGATAAAAAACCTGAACCGCTTCAAGGACAAACTGGAATTCCACAAAAAATTCATGCAGGAAAAATGGGGTATCAGCCTCGAACGCCCGGAGAAGAAATAA
- a CDS encoding DNA cytosine methyltransferase — MTECNFHSKKALGSIFSFFSGSGFLDLGFESEGFRVELVNEYNADFLKAYQYNREKFKIKPPKYGHHLCSVEEFLSNSTFSEQVKASKSKGLVGFIGGPPCPDFSVAGKQAGKHGENGKLSRTYIDIILQEKPDWFLFENVKGLYRTAKHRAFFDELKHDLLNAGYSMAERLVNALEYGAPQHRERIILIGFSEPLRSKLGLPEGEIGEQQFPWKKYAQRDASFLIKNKEQTPRDQTVQYWFELNKVTEHPNNRGFVPRAALSKFLTIQEGDDSRKSGKRLHRNQFSPTACYGNNEVHIHPTEPRRITVAEALAIQTLPKEFSFPDDMSLSSMFKTIGNGVPFILAKGLAKTLKSMLASLSNEP, encoded by the coding sequence GTGACTGAATGTAATTTTCATTCTAAGAAGGCTCTAGGTAGTATCTTCTCTTTTTTTTCTGGATCAGGATTTCTAGATCTTGGATTTGAATCAGAAGGATTTAGAGTTGAACTAGTAAATGAATATAATGCGGACTTTTTAAAGGCATACCAGTATAATCGGGAAAAATTTAAAATTAAGCCCCCAAAATATGGACATCATTTATGCTCTGTCGAAGAATTTTTATCTAATAGTACATTTTCAGAACAAGTTAAAGCATCTAAAAGTAAGGGGTTAGTCGGATTTATTGGAGGTCCTCCTTGCCCCGATTTTAGTGTCGCCGGAAAACAGGCAGGGAAACATGGTGAAAATGGAAAATTATCAAGGACATATATAGATATAATACTTCAAGAAAAACCTGATTGGTTTCTGTTTGAAAATGTAAAAGGATTGTATCGTACAGCTAAACACAGGGCTTTTTTCGATGAATTGAAACATGACCTTTTGAATGCTGGGTATAGTATGGCGGAACGGCTTGTCAATGCTTTGGAATATGGTGCACCTCAGCACCGGGAACGTATTATTTTGATTGGCTTCAGCGAACCGTTGCGGTCAAAATTAGGACTGCCGGAAGGAGAAATAGGCGAACAACAATTTCCCTGGAAGAAATACGCCCAGAGAGATGCTTCATTTTTAATCAAGAATAAGGAGCAAACACCTAGGGATCAAACTGTTCAATACTGGTTTGAGCTAAACAAAGTAACAGAACATCCTAATAATAGAGGCTTTGTTCCTAGGGCCGCATTATCTAAATTTCTTACAATACAAGAGGGGGACGATTCTCGGAAAAGTGGAAAACGATTGCATAGGAACCAGTTTTCTCCCACTGCTTGTTATGGGAATAACGAGGTCCATATTCATCCTACCGAACCTAGGAGAATTACTGTAGCAGAAGCGTTGGCAATACAGACACTACCGAAAGAATTTTCCTTCCCTGATGATATGAGTTTGAGCTCAATGTTCAAAACAATAGGAAATGGCGTACCTTTCATTCTGGCAAAGGGGCTTGCAAAGACACTCAAATCTATGCTAGCCTCTCTCAGCAATGAGCCTTGA
- a CDS encoding PEP-CTERM sorting domain-containing protein (PEP-CTERM proteins occur, often in large numbers, in the proteomes of bacteria that also encode an exosortase, a predicted intramembrane cysteine proteinase. The presence of a PEP-CTERM domain at a protein's C-terminus predicts cleavage within the sorting domain, followed by covalent anchoring to some some component of the (usually Gram-negative) cell surface. Many PEP-CTERM proteins exhibit an unusual sequence composition that includes large numbers of potential glycosylation sites. Expression of one such protein has been shown restore the ability of a bacterium to form floc, a type of biofilm.), whose amino-acid sequence MKTIAILLFAGSISHADIVTIYSPGADDYTPVSPPSYVICTSFDFTLNNSTWLTTSETLPDSVLLQNLTIYGRQVDKGFSGGLGIAIFQKNQTSTWDLVGKSSWNNAPYGPGTLVGSNPFDFEDLKLSTNVTYTAVFYGKNSTFNYLKEGSTITSLEGTTSSIIEWADTPIAAPAIGVTSTNSHENIYKENGTLYDETDKVLMPGYEDYGIYISGLDRLTPVISFTLETLPNVPEPTTSSLSLLGLATLMMHRRRV is encoded by the coding sequence ATGAAAACTATCGCTATTTTATTATTCGCAGGAAGTATCTCTCATGCTGACATAGTAACCATTTATAGCCCAGGCGCAGACGATTATACTCCAGTTAGTCCTCCTTCGTATGTTATATGTACTTCTTTTGATTTTACTCTTAACAACTCGACTTGGTTGACAACTTCTGAAACATTGCCAGATTCAGTACTTTTACAGAATCTTACCATTTACGGAAGACAAGTTGATAAAGGTTTTTCTGGAGGTTTAGGTATTGCTATTTTTCAAAAAAATCAAACATCCACATGGGATCTTGTAGGCAAATCATCTTGGAATAATGCTCCTTATGGACCAGGAACTCTGGTAGGTTCAAATCCATTCGATTTTGAAGATCTTAAACTAAGTACTAATGTTACGTATACGGCAGTCTTCTATGGAAAGAACAGTACCTTCAACTATCTTAAAGAGGGAAGTACAATCACCAGCCTGGAAGGCACAACAAGTTCTATAATAGAATGGGCAGATACACCAATTGCGGCACCAGCTATTGGTGTTACGAGTACTAATTCGCATGAGAATATCTATAAGGAAAATGGAACTCTTTATGATGAAACAGATAAGGTTCTTATGCCTGGTTATGAGGATTATGGGATATATATATCAGGACTAGACCGTTTGACGCCAGTTATCTCATTTACACTCGAAACTCTACCTAACGTACCAGAACCGACTACATCATCACTCAGCCTCTTAGGTCTCGCAACTCTTATGATGCATCGTCGTAGAGTTTAA